The Anopheles moucheti chromosome 3, idAnoMoucSN_F20_07, whole genome shotgun sequence genome contains the following window.
TGAAAGCGTTTGAGAGAAGACTGACCGAAGTGATAGCCTGCCTGCAGCCACCTACACTGCGATGGAGGCgtaataatttgtttattgaacCGTTTGCAATCGGATAGTTTACGAATACGTACCTTAAACTTCTTTCCAGTGCTGCTAGGCATAACTGCGTTGGTCACTTTCGTCGGTGCATTTTACTGGCTAACAGATCCGCGGACTTCGATTGTGCCGTTGATGGAATCGTTGCTGAATCATTCAATTTTCACGATATCAACCATCATCCTATGTATATATTTTCGTAGCTACGTATTGTCGTGAGACGTCCCTGCAATTATCTATACTTTCTTTACAGTGATCCTTTTCGTGTTTGGGATTCACAAACTCGTTATTGCCCCGCAAATAATAACATCGCGCACAAGAAATGTGCTGGCAGAGTTCAACATGTCCTGCGACGAGACGGGCAAGCTGATAGTTCGCCCCAGGCCCACGAATAATTCTCGATACATGGATATTAGTTAAATTGGCAATTGGCCTAGTGAGGCACCTTTTCAGCTTGCCACTCAGTGTAAATAGAAGTCAATTCATACACGCTCATTGCTTCCCAACCAACACAACAGACCAACGGTATCGAGGGATTTTTTCGGTTAGTTTATTTAGTTTCCCGTAGCACGCAATGTAAACCGTGTTATGTACATTTGCGCCtttcttttgaaaaataaacagattcaATTGTGCATATGAACATATGCTtgtttttcaaggttttacaTACGTGTTTAAAATGATGTCGCGATAGGAAAAGTTCGTACAAACGTCGACCTGTGCTGAAGCGCCGGCGATCGAAAGAAATCGATACGGTTCCGTCTGCAGCGCCACGCTATAGACGGATGAACCTGAGGTCGGGATTTCGGCCGTTACGATGCCGTTAAAGTTGTACTGATAGAACTTCTGATAGTCACCACCGACGTAGATAAGATCATCGACAAACCCGGACACGTGCACGCGCTCGGGAAAGTCAAAGTCGGCCGTACAGTCGAGTGATCGCAAATGCCACAGAGAAAATCGGGGTCCTCCGCCACATACAAGCCAATCCTCCGTCatggaaactgtaccttgcCACGGACCGAATTCAGGACGTTGCAAAATTGGTTTCCTGTGGGGTTCAATTTTTGCGTAGGACGTCTTTTGCCTTTTGTCCCACAACATTATCGAACCATCCTCGGAAGCTGTTGCCAACTTGCTGGCACTAAAAAGAGACAGGAGGATTTGAATATTGTACGAGAAATAGTTATCACGAAACCTAAAAACCTTACCATCCTGTTACGCAGTGAATGTAGTCCGTATGACCGTTAAACTCGCGGCAGACTTTTCCATCCTCGAGCGAAATTCCGTACAATACATTGTCGCCACAACCTGCGTACAGTAGATCGTCGTGTCCGCTCAACCAAAGATAGTTTACCTCGCTCATATCTGCACTCTCACGTGGTGCAGGCAATTTTACTGTCCAGCCCTTCTTTCCAATCAACCCCGATTTGCTGGACCACTGGTACCCGCATATTTCCCCGTTTAATCCAACGATCAAAAAATCTTTGTGAAACGACAAGCTATAGATCGGACAACGGTCCGTCACTGAAAGGGTCTGTACGGGTATGGTGGGCAGTTTGTCCAGTTCCATCCGCGATGCATCCGTGCCATTGCTGGATGTTATCCGTTCCACACTGCAAGAAGCATACAACGGATGTGAATAACTTTGTATGGTAGAAAGTTTCCCTAAAAATAACCGTTACCTAAACACAAATATTTCACCAAAGTTGCTACCACAAAACAGGAAGCGGCCGTCGTTGGAAAGTGTTTGCGAGTGAATCGTAGTGTAATAACAGCGGCCGATGTCGATCATTTTCGGTGAAGATCAGAAATTTTGTTTACGCTGCCCCGGCGTCATGAAAAATTCCCATCCCATGACATACGTCAGCTAAACGTCAACACCTGCGAAACGTCAAGGAGCAGCAAggacaacatcaacaacagcgTTGCAATACGGGAAAGACGCCGTGGTACACTTTTGGCTGGACTGTTCCTGGAGCTTTGTttagaaaacagaaaataatggCTTTCGATTCAATCCCAAAAGATTTACGGGCGTTGCGGGCATGCTTGGTGTGTTCATTGGTAAAGGTAAGCAAACAGGTGGGATACATTTAACAGATTTGAGCTGTAATTAAACATCGGTTTATGCTCTTTGCAGTCATTCGATCAGTTCGAAACCGACGGCTGTGATAACTGTGAGGACTTCCtacgaatgaaaaataacCGGGAACAGGTTTACGATTGTACCAGCAACAATTTCGATGGGtgagaaaatatgttttaaactaAGGCCAAGGCCATTAAACAACGCTCTTCTCGTTTTGTAGAATGATTGCGGTTATGACTCCGGACGATAGCTGGGTTTGCAAGTGGCAACGATTAAGTATGTACCTGCCAGCAAGATGATACGGTTCAACAGTAAAATAACACTGAAAAACATATAATGCTTTTTAGGTCGCTTCACAAAAGGAATCTACGCAATTTCTGTATCCGGAAAGCTTCCCAATAGCATAATCAGGGAAATGAAGAACCGTGGAATTCCGTATCGGCCCCGCGACACGAGTCAGCGATAGATTTTATACGTtttctttcgtattttgtaataaaatgaatCATTTAGGTAAGATACAAGACAGATATAAATAAAGGGAAATTGTGACGATATGATTTGGCTTagtttttgtatttaattgTAATAGTTTTTCCGTTGTATTAAGAGGGAAAGAATTAGCGTAAGACAGCTGCAAACATGGTCCACTCAGAAAATTGTTCAACGTGCAAGAAGAAATTTTCCAGTTCTGCCGATTAGTcccttacaaaaaaaactagacCAGTTGTATTATTGGGCCCTGCATTTCATTCGTGTATGAACTGATTTTATCTAAATAGCATAGCAACATCGCATCTATTGTTTCTCTTTGGAAGAAGGTATTACACACGCGCAGAAatatgtttgatttgtttttattttaatcacttCCCAGTTAGAAGCTCTTCCTCAATGCTCTCACAGAACAAGAGTCCTTCCCGGTGCTTACTCGGCCTTCTTGGGTGCCGCAGCGGTAGTACCggtggcggcagcagcagcagccggagcAGCTCCAGCCTTACCCTTCTTGGTCTTGGTGGGCCGTTGCGAACGAAGGATCGCACTGGCACGACGAAGAGCGGCCTGTCGCAGGTCCGTACGGTATTTGTTGGCCTTGATGATGTTCTTAATCTTCTTCAGCGTACGACGCGGTCCCTGCTTCAGAGTCACCTTAACTGGTGCCTTGGCCGGCTTGTTCTGTAAAGAAATGCAAGGAACACATGTGTGAACTTCAgcgaaaaataatttgaacgGACAACTGCTGTACACTGAATGATATTTGATCAGTATAGGGTAATGGACGTAGTCGTCATGTGGTTCTGTGAACAGGTTTCCTCACGTAAAATATAAAAGCTTATTCGAACTAAACGATCCCTACTAGAGATGCCTAGTCAATTTAGAGGAATTAAAATGTATACTTACAGCCTTCTTGGCGCGCTTGTACACAAAGTTAACGCCCTTCTTCTCAGCCGGCGTAATAGTGATGGTCTTCTTGTGGACCAGCCCACTGTAGCGGTACGAGCTCAAGTTGGTCAGATTGCCGGGCTCCTACAAAGAAGTTGGGTGGTTCTGGTGAGAATGAGAACCTACATTAACATCATATTAACGTCGTGTATTTGTGTTTAAGTATAAACATCTTCCACACTCAGGCATTCTGGCATGCCGTACCACGTGCTTCAAGGATAAGTATCCTTATTTTCTCTTCGTTTACATCAGAAGTAGCAAATGATACTACACAAACTCAAGCCATTGAGTTTCAGAGATCTTGGTGTTTCAATAATGGGTCATCATTCGAAGAGATTCACAAGCACGGGAGCCAGAACTCGAGCGCCATTATGCGTCGTTAGCTGTGCAGATGTTTCAACTTAAAGTGTATACAACCGGTCCCAGACGAGAGAAACTTACCGTGCTGAACGGCTTCTTGATGTTCTTCTGCTTCATCAGATACGCATGATGATCGCGTATGATCAACCAGTTAAGGTGTGACGAATCCATATTGGTAGCTTCTGCAATTGCAAAATCAAgcttaaatatatattttttcactCATCACCTACTGCACCGATACACCACCCTGCGTCAAAGATGGCGTATGTCGGTTCCACGTGTGGAACACGACAGGCAAATGTTGTGCAGCAGAATCACATTAAAAAAGCTTACACCAAACTAGTTCTTCAATGAAAAGAACCATTGCACAGATGATCTACAGTTCTCGAGAGCAGAGAACTTTAAATGATGTGATTTTGTCTCCATTTTACTAGTTAGCTCCACGAGCTGCGAACAGAAACTCACCTCTTATGTCGGCTGACAGGATCGGAAAGACTCGCTGGTCGGATTGATTTTCAGAGAACGACGCGAACAGGCGGACAATTGTTGACATTTGGGCGGATGTGGATTTTTTAGTACAGATCAAGCAAACTATTGCGTGATTATTGATTTCAAGGTaatatggaaaagaaaattgttttgtttgaatttgtttttagcacaataatacaataattttgataaaatCTTTTGAAGACATATTGAAGCACATTGTCATGTATTGTTTTTACTTAAAAAGGgatttaatgaaattgttttgatatgaaaattatgaaatatgATTCGGCCAATCGTAGATGTCAGTTGCCTAGTTGGGTATAGATTCGGAACGTTTTGTTGTTCTATATCCGTGTGTTCATTTCGTTTATTCTAAATTAACATGCAAAATGGATTCAAGTTTACAATG
Protein-coding sequences here:
- the LOC128300906 gene encoding 60S ribosomal protein L28, with the translated sequence MSTIVRLFASFSENQSDQRVFPILSADIREATNMDSSHLNWLIIRDHHAYLMKQKNIKKPFSTEPGNLTNLSSYRYSGLVHKKTITITPAEKKGVNFVYKRAKKANKPAKAPVKVTLKQGPRRTLKKIKNIIKANKYRTDLRQAALRRASAILRSQRPTKTKKGKAGAAPAAAAAATGTTAAAPKKAE
- the LOC128302248 gene encoding THO complex subunit 6, with translation MIDIGRCYYTTIHSQTLSNDGRFLFCGSNFGEIFVFSVERITSSNGTDASRMELDKLPTIPVQTLSVTDRCPIYSLSFHKDFLIVGLNGEICGYQWSSKSGLIGKKGWTVKLPAPRESADMSEVNYLWLSGHDDLLYAGCGDNVLYGISLEDGKVCREFNGHTDYIHCVTGCASKLATASEDGSIMLWDKRQKTSYAKIEPHRKPILQRPEFGPWQGTVSMTEDWLVCGGGPRFSLWHLRSLDCTADFDFPERVHVSGFVDDLIYVGGDYQKFYQYNFNGIVTAEIPTSGSSVYSVALQTEPYRFLSIAGASAQVDVCTNFSYRDIILNTYVKP
- the LOC128304292 gene encoding transcription elongation factor SPT4, whose product is MAFDSIPKDLRALRACLVCSLVKSFDQFETDGCDNCEDFLRMKNNREQVYDCTSNNFDGMIAVMTPDDSWVCKWQRLSRFTKGIYAISVSGKLPNSIIREMKNRGIPYRPRDTSQR
- the LOC128302250 gene encoding nuclear envelope phosphatase-regulatory subunit 1 homolog, producing the protein MSPSETSACEDLKAFERRLTEVIACLQPPTLRWRLLLGITALVTFVGAFYWLTDPRTSIVPLMESLLNHSIFTISTIILLILFVFGIHKLVIAPQIITSRTRNVLAEFNMSCDETGKLIVRPRPTNNSRYMDIS